A single window of Sulfitobacter sp. JL08 DNA harbors:
- the bcp gene encoding thioredoxin-dependent thiol peroxidase: MPDLSDTAPDFTLPAGQGHEITLSALRPAPVVLFFYPRDDTPGCTKESIGFSELMPTFEQAGVQVFGVSKDSISSHEKFATKRNLTVPLLSDEHGQVCEDYGVWKEKNMYGKTYMGIERTTFLIDGNGRIARVWRKVKVPGHMEEVLEAARAL, translated from the coding sequence CGATCTGTCCGACACCGCCCCCGATTTTACCCTGCCTGCCGGTCAGGGGCATGAAATCACCCTGTCAGCGCTGCGGCCCGCGCCGGTCGTGCTGTTTTTCTATCCGCGCGATGATACGCCGGGATGCACCAAGGAATCCATCGGCTTTTCGGAATTGATGCCCACGTTCGAACAGGCGGGCGTACAGGTCTTTGGCGTATCCAAGGACAGCATTTCCAGCCATGAGAAATTCGCGACGAAGCGCAATCTGACCGTCCCGCTTCTGTCGGACGAACACGGACAGGTTTGTGAAGATTACGGCGTCTGGAAAGAAAAGAACATGTACGGCAAAACCTATATGGGCATTGAGCGCACAACCTTTCTGATCGACGGGAATGGCAGGATCGCGCGCGTCTGGCGCAAGGTCAAAGTGCCGGGCCACATGGAAGAGGTTCTGGAAGCGGCGCGCGCGCTGTGA